A region of Numida meleagris isolate 19003 breed g44 Domestic line chromosome 26, NumMel1.0, whole genome shotgun sequence DNA encodes the following proteins:
- the RAMP2 gene encoding receptor activity-modifying protein 2 isoform X1, whose protein sequence is MAPCAQMGSGRLSRGLLLLCALLGHGFCHMGAEAEGFGQEARTSPPMSMHNFTDELVEEIYTNMTQRCWEFFMHLMQNVTGTQLCEWKVISRPYSFLQKCLEDWADNLNYSYPNTLAESYIFQSHHRYFQNCSAGSQAYFDPPEDVLLAMIIAPICLIPFLVTLVIWRSKDGKAQP, encoded by the exons ATGGCACCGTGTGCACAGATGGGCTCTGGCCGCCTCTCCCGagggctcctgctgctctgtg CGCTGCTGGGACATGGGTTTTGCCATATGGGTGCCGAGGCTGAGGGCTTCGGGCAGGAGGCAAGGACAAGCCCACCGATGTCCATGCACAACTTTACCGATGAGCTGGTGG AGGAGATATACACCAACATGACGCAGCGCTGCTGGGAGTTCTTCATGCACCTGATGCAGAATGTGACCGGCACACAGCTGTGCGAGTGGAAGGTCATCAGCAG GCCCTACAGCTTCCTGCAGAAGTGCCTGGAGGACTGGGCCGACAACCTGAATTATAGTTACCCCAACACCTTGGCTGAGAGCTACATCTTCCAGAGCCACCACCGCTACTTCCAGAACTGCTCGGCTGGCAGCCAGGCCTACTTTGACCCCCCCGAGGACGTGTTGCTGGCCATGATCATTGCCCCCATCTGCCTCATCCCCTTCCTCGTCACCCTGGTCATCTGGCGCAGCAAGGATGGCAAGGCGCAGCCCTAG
- the RAMP2 gene encoding receptor activity-modifying protein 2 isoform X2 — protein sequence MGAEAEGFGQEARTSPPMSMHNFTDELVEEIYTNMTQRCWEFFMHLMQNVTGTQLCEWKVISRPYSFLQKCLEDWADNLNYSYPNTLAESYIFQSHHRYFQNCSAGSQAYFDPPEDVLLAMIIAPICLIPFLVTLVIWRSKDGKAQP from the exons ATGGGTGCCGAGGCTGAGGGCTTCGGGCAGGAGGCAAGGACAAGCCCACCGATGTCCATGCACAACTTTACCGATGAGCTGGTGG AGGAGATATACACCAACATGACGCAGCGCTGCTGGGAGTTCTTCATGCACCTGATGCAGAATGTGACCGGCACACAGCTGTGCGAGTGGAAGGTCATCAGCAG GCCCTACAGCTTCCTGCAGAAGTGCCTGGAGGACTGGGCCGACAACCTGAATTATAGTTACCCCAACACCTTGGCTGAGAGCTACATCTTCCAGAGCCACCACCGCTACTTCCAGAACTGCTCGGCTGGCAGCCAGGCCTACTTTGACCCCCCCGAGGACGTGTTGCTGGCCATGATCATTGCCCCCATCTGCCTCATCCCCTTCCTCGTCACCCTGGTCATCTGGCGCAGCAAGGATGGCAAGGCGCAGCCCTAG
- the VPS25 gene encoding vacuolar protein-sorting-associated protein 25: MSFAWPWQYSFPPFFTLQPNGETRQKQLAAWCALALAYSRRERLPAMTLREAQDSPLFANRRLQRKLPPEAIQVVLEELRKNGNLEWLDKNKTSFLIMWRRPEEWGKLIYQWVSKNGLTNSVFTLYELISGDDTANEEFHGLDEAMLLRALQALQQEHKAEIITLDDGRGVKFF, encoded by the exons ATGAGCTTCGCGTGGCCCTGGCAGTACAGTTTTCCGCCCTTCTTCAC GCTGCAGCCCAACGGCGAGACGCGGCAGAAGCAGCTGGCGGCCTGGTGCGCCCTGGCGCTCGCCTACAGCCGGCGCGAGCGCCTGCCCGCCATGACGCTACGCGAGGCCCAGGACAGCCCGCTGTTCGCCAACCGCCGTCTGCAGC GGAAGCTGCCGCCCGAGGCCATCCAGgtggtgctggaggagctgcgCAAAAACG GGAACCTGGAATGGTTAGACAAGAACAAAACCAGTTTTCTGATAATGTGGAGAAGACCTGAGGAATGGGGAAAGCTCATCTATCAGTGG gTGTCAAAAAATGGCTTGACCAACTCTGTGTTCACGCTGTATGAGTTGATCAGTGGAGATGATACAGCAAATGAAG AGTTCCATGGCTTGGATGAAGCTATGTTGCTTCGTGCCCTGCAAGCCTTGCAGCAAGAGCACAAGGCTGAAATCATCACGCTGGACGATGGCCGAGGTGTAAAGTTCTTCTGA